A genomic segment from Flavobacterium sp. 9R encodes:
- the gldC gene encoding gliding motility protein GldC has translation MSNIHTSEIKFQVELDENRVPEKLFWSAEDGGVTAEEAKAIMLSIWDSNHKESMRIDLWTKDMPVDEMKIFFHQTLVAMSETFKRATNDEKMADTMMDFCDYFAEKLELKK, from the coding sequence ATGTCAAACATACATACCTCAGAAATTAAGTTTCAAGTTGAATTAGATGAAAATAGAGTGCCAGAAAAACTATTTTGGTCTGCAGAAGATGGTGGCGTGACAGCAGAAGAAGCTAAAGCGATTATGCTTTCTATTTGGGATAGCAATCACAAAGAAAGTATGAGAATTGATTTGTGGACGAAAGATATGCCTGTAGATGAAATGAAAATTTTTTTCCATCAAACGCTAGTGGCTATGTCAGAAACATTTAAAAGAGCTACTAATGACGAAAAAATGGCAGATACAATGATGGATTTTTGTGATTATTTTGCCGAAAAGCTTGAATTGAAAAAATAG
- the yihA gene encoding ribosome biogenesis GTP-binding protein YihA/YsxC, which produces MKINTAEFVISNSDVSKCPKDFLPEYAFIGRSNVGKSSLINMLTNHKKLAKTSARPGKTQLINHFLINSNWFLVDLPGYGYAKVSKKTKSIFQEFITDYFESREQLVCAFVLIDIRHEAQTIDIEFMSYMGESEIPFCIIFTKADKISKVKIDSHIAAYKKKMLANNWAEMPHYFVTSSTESTGKEELLNYIDEVNQEVFKNNNSF; this is translated from the coding sequence ATGAAAATCAATACTGCCGAATTTGTTATTAGCAATTCTGATGTAAGCAAATGTCCCAAGGACTTCTTGCCCGAGTATGCTTTTATTGGTCGTTCTAATGTAGGTAAATCTTCATTGATCAATATGCTGACCAATCATAAGAAATTAGCAAAAACATCTGCAAGACCAGGAAAAACGCAGTTAATCAATCATTTTTTAATCAATAGCAATTGGTTTTTAGTTGATTTACCTGGTTACGGATATGCCAAAGTTTCAAAAAAAACCAAATCAATATTCCAAGAGTTTATCACAGACTATTTTGAATCTAGAGAACAATTAGTATGTGCTTTTGTACTGATTGATATTCGCCACGAAGCACAAACTATAGATATTGAATTCATGTCTTATATGGGAGAAAGCGAAATCCCTTTTTGCATTATTTTTACTAAAGCAGACAAAATCAGTAAGGTAAAAATTGACTCACATATAGCTGCATACAAAAAGAAAATGCTAGCTAACAATTGGGCTGAAATGCCTCATTATTTTGTTACTTCTTCTACAGAGTCTACCGGAAAAGAAGAATTGTTGAACTACATAGACGAGGTTAACCAAGAAGTCTTTAAAAACAACAATTCATTTTAA
- a CDS encoding alpha/beta fold hydrolase — MEKYYKIEGKYSYYEAGEGTPIVILHGLMGGLSNFDAVASYFSERGYKIIIPDLPIYTQNILKTNVKSFAVYVKNFITYKGLDRVILLGNSLGGHIALYHTKMYPEKVAGLVITGSSGLYESAMGDSYPKRGDYEYIKKKAEDVFYDPKIATPELIDEVFATVNDRIKLIKTLTIAKSAIRHNMAKDLPKMHVQTCIIWGKNDKVTPPDVAEEFHKLMPNSSLYWIDKCGHAAMMEHPDEFNRVLEDWLTHTHLAAH; from the coding sequence ATGGAAAAATACTATAAAATAGAAGGTAAGTATAGCTATTATGAAGCTGGAGAAGGAACCCCAATCGTAATTCTTCACGGACTTATGGGAGGATTAAGTAACTTTGATGCTGTAGCAAGTTATTTTTCTGAAAGAGGGTACAAAATTATTATTCCAGATCTACCTATCTATACGCAAAACATTTTAAAGACTAACGTTAAAAGCTTTGCAGTTTATGTGAAAAACTTTATCACTTATAAAGGACTGGATCGTGTTATCCTTTTGGGCAACTCGTTGGGAGGTCACATCGCATTATACCACACAAAAATGTATCCAGAAAAAGTTGCTGGGCTAGTTATTACAGGTAGCTCTGGACTTTATGAAAGTGCGATGGGCGATAGCTATCCTAAAAGAGGCGACTATGAATACATCAAGAAAAAAGCTGAAGATGTTTTTTATGACCCAAAAATTGCTACACCAGAACTAATCGATGAAGTTTTTGCAACCGTAAACGATCGAATCAAATTAATCAAAACGCTAACGATTGCAAAAAGTGCAATTAGACACAATATGGCTAAAGATTTGCCAAAAATGCATGTACAAACTTGTATTATTTGGGGAAAAAATGACAAAGTAACTCCTCCGGATGTTGCAGAAGAATTTCATAAACTAATGCCAAACTCAAGTTTGTATTGGATTGACAAATGCGGACACGCCGCAATGATGGAACATCCAGACGAATTCAACAGAGTTTTAGAAGATTGGTTAACTCATACTCACTTAGCTGCACATTAA
- a CDS encoding division/cell wall cluster transcriptional repressor MraZ, translating to MDAIIGTYECKVDAKGRVMLPSPLKKQLATSLQDGFVLKRSVFQPCLELYPMKEWNVMMQKVNGLNRFVKKNNDFIRRFTAGVKVVEIDALGRMLIPKDLVGFASIAKDVVFSSAVTIVEIWDKDLYEKSISGEDLDFADLAEEVMGNINNSDNGIS from the coding sequence GTGGACGCAATTATTGGTACATATGAGTGTAAAGTAGATGCTAAAGGAAGGGTAATGTTGCCTTCTCCTTTGAAAAAGCAGTTGGCTACTTCTCTTCAAGACGGTTTCGTTTTGAAGCGCTCCGTGTTCCAACCTTGTCTAGAATTGTATCCTATGAAGGAGTGGAATGTGATGATGCAAAAGGTGAACGGATTGAATCGGTTTGTGAAAAAAAATAATGACTTTATCCGTCGTTTTACTGCAGGTGTTAAAGTGGTAGAAATTGATGCATTGGGTAGAATGTTGATTCCGAAAGACTTGGTTGGTTTTGCAAGTATAGCCAAAGATGTTGTCTTTTCTTCTGCGGTAACAATTGTTGAAATCTGGGATAAAGACTTGTATGAAAAATCTATAAGTGGAGAGGATCTTGATTTTGCCGATTTGGCAGAGGAAGTAATGGGAAATATAAATAATAGCGACAATGGAATATCATAA
- the rsmH gene encoding 16S rRNA (cytosine(1402)-N(4))-methyltransferase RsmH has protein sequence MIATMEYHNPVLLKETVDGLNIKPDGVYVDVTFGGGGHSAEILRRLGPDGKLFAFDQDEDALANALPDERFTLINENFRFIKRFLRFYGVKGVDGILADLGVSSHQFDVAERGFSTRFDAELDMRMSQKNDLSAYRVVNEYDDANLRRVFWDYGELKNAPALSRTIIEAREKHPIKTTDELKLILAKYLPEKVRNKVLAQIYQAIRIEVNQEMDVLKEFLEQSLEILNPEGRLSVISYHSLEDRLVKRFIKNGMFEGEPERDFFGNFSVPFKTIGKLVVPSDEEIKSNNRARSAKLRIAEKK, from the coding sequence ATAATAGCGACAATGGAATATCATAATCCTGTATTGTTAAAAGAAACGGTAGATGGTTTGAATATCAAACCAGACGGAGTGTATGTAGATGTGACATTTGGTGGAGGAGGACACTCAGCAGAAATTCTTAGAAGATTGGGACCTGATGGGAAATTGTTTGCTTTTGATCAAGATGAAGATGCTTTGGCAAATGCCTTGCCTGATGAGCGCTTTACTTTAATTAATGAAAATTTCAGGTTTATCAAACGCTTCTTACGTTTTTATGGAGTAAAAGGGGTTGATGGAATTTTGGCAGATTTAGGTGTTTCATCTCATCAGTTTGATGTGGCTGAAAGAGGTTTTTCTACTCGTTTTGATGCAGAATTAGACATGCGTATGAGTCAAAAAAATGATTTGAGCGCCTATAGAGTAGTCAATGAATATGATGATGCGAATTTGAGAAGAGTTTTTTGGGACTATGGAGAATTAAAAAATGCTCCTGCTTTGTCTAGAACTATTATAGAAGCGAGAGAAAAGCATCCTATTAAAACAACAGATGAATTGAAGTTGATTTTGGCTAAATACTTACCAGAGAAAGTTCGTAATAAAGTATTAGCTCAAATATACCAAGCCATTCGTATTGAGGTAAATCAAGAAATGGATGTTTTAAAAGAGTTTTTGGAACAATCATTAGAGATTTTAAATCCAGAAGGAAGATTAAGTGTAATTTCTTATCATTCACTTGAGGATAGATTAGTAAAAAGATTTATCAAGAATGGCATGTTTGAAGGGGAACCTGAACGTGATTTTTTTGGAAACTTTTCTGTTCCTTTCAAAACTATAGGTAAGTTGGTTGTTCCCTCTGATGAAGAAATAAAAAGTAATAATAGAGCACGAAGTGCAAAATTGCGTATTGCAGAAAAGAAATAA
- a CDS encoding FtsL-like putative cell division protein, producing the protein MKQGVYAILKAKYLIHDDAIKNWRFIVFLVVLVILMIANTQRFEQKVFEINELNNQVKELRSEFVDKRSELMKLKMESTVSKKMETKQIFPSTVPPVKIKVKKEEDPNIFEKLWQ; encoded by the coding sequence ATGAAACAAGGAGTTTATGCCATATTAAAAGCTAAATATTTGATTCATGATGACGCGATTAAAAATTGGCGTTTTATAGTTTTTTTGGTAGTACTTGTGATTTTAATGATTGCCAATACACAACGTTTTGAGCAAAAGGTTTTTGAAATAAATGAATTGAATAATCAAGTAAAAGAGCTTCGATCTGAATTTGTAGATAAAAGATCTGAATTGATGAAGTTGAAAATGGAGTCGACCGTATCCAAAAAAATGGAAACGAAACAAATTTTTCCATCAACAGTACCTCCAGTAAAAATTAAAGTTAAAAAAGAAGAAGACCCGAATATATTCGAAAAATTATGGCAGTAG
- a CDS encoding penicillin-binding protein, whose product MAVEDKNISYRIYLVAFFLFIMAVAIAVKLTNIQWVEGNYYRKLAKERTVKNFVIPANKGNIYSADGSLLATSIPNYEIRFDAVAPKTEVFEKNIKQLADSLGKLLNKSSDTFERELRRARVNKSRYFLVARDLSYTEYVAIKSFPLFNLGPYKGGMIVEQETVREHPIGKIAERTIGYIGRDVNGHINPVGVEGAYSKYLNGKNGRILKQKIAKGQWKPISDVNQVEPQDGYDVISTIDVFIQDIAHHALLKQLEEYQADHGCVVVMETQTGYVKAISNLGRNEKTGMYSERLNYAVRESHEPGSTFKLVDLMALLEDKLVDTSAVFDSKGGEIKYFGKSVRDSHKGGYGKISLARGFEVSSNTVMVQAVYNNYKSNPTQFVNHINAYGLNRKLGIGFNGEGAPYIPQPSDRSWSKLSLPWMAYGYGVSVTPLQTLSYYNAVANNGEMVKPLFVSEIKEWNKTIKKYDKVVLNPRICSQETIKKLKAVLENVVKKGTGSKLYSKDFSMAGKTGTAQVNYAKSGGAEKYYASSFVGYFPADHPKYSCIVVVHKPNTTNNNYYGADVAGPVFKRIAQKIFTDSPTTNEIKNLNRKIQKQEGNYNSYYAKAQKKFKAIPNVRGMAGMDAVALLENLGLKVKAIGIGKVKKQSLQAGENINKNATIILELS is encoded by the coding sequence ATGGCAGTAGAAGATAAAAACATATCGTATCGTATTTATCTAGTGGCATTTTTCCTCTTCATAATGGCTGTGGCTATTGCTGTGAAGTTAACGAATATTCAGTGGGTTGAAGGTAATTATTATAGAAAGTTAGCCAAAGAAAGAACGGTTAAGAATTTTGTTATACCTGCCAATAAAGGAAATATTTATTCGGCTGATGGAAGCTTATTAGCGACTTCGATACCTAATTATGAGATTCGTTTTGATGCTGTTGCACCAAAAACGGAAGTCTTCGAAAAGAATATTAAGCAATTAGCAGATTCTTTGGGTAAACTTTTGAATAAATCTTCCGATACTTTTGAAAGAGAGTTAAGAAGAGCTAGGGTGAATAAAAGCCGCTACTTTTTGGTAGCTCGTGATTTGAGCTATACGGAATATGTTGCAATTAAAAGTTTTCCATTGTTCAACTTAGGACCATACAAAGGAGGTATGATTGTAGAGCAAGAAACAGTTCGTGAGCATCCAATTGGTAAAATCGCAGAGAGAACAATTGGTTATATAGGAAGAGATGTGAACGGTCATATTAATCCTGTTGGTGTAGAAGGGGCTTACAGTAAATACCTAAATGGAAAAAATGGTCGTATTTTAAAACAAAAAATAGCCAAAGGGCAATGGAAACCAATTAGTGATGTCAATCAGGTGGAGCCTCAAGATGGCTATGATGTTATTTCAACTATAGATGTGTTTATTCAAGATATAGCGCATCATGCTTTGTTAAAACAATTAGAAGAATACCAAGCAGATCATGGTTGTGTGGTGGTAATGGAAACACAAACAGGCTATGTAAAAGCAATTTCTAATCTAGGAAGAAATGAAAAAACAGGCATGTATTCTGAACGATTGAATTATGCAGTTAGAGAGTCTCATGAGCCTGGTTCAACTTTTAAATTGGTTGATTTAATGGCTTTGTTAGAAGATAAATTAGTAGATACAAGTGCTGTTTTTGATAGCAAAGGTGGTGAAATAAAATACTTTGGTAAATCTGTGCGTGATTCACACAAAGGAGGTTATGGTAAAATTTCTTTGGCAAGAGGATTTGAAGTTTCATCTAATACTGTAATGGTTCAAGCTGTATATAACAATTACAAGTCTAATCCAACGCAATTTGTGAATCATATCAATGCTTATGGTTTGAATAGAAAATTAGGGATTGGTTTTAATGGAGAAGGCGCGCCTTATATTCCTCAGCCTTCTGATAGAAGTTGGTCTAAATTATCACTGCCATGGATGGCCTATGGATATGGCGTTTCTGTAACTCCTTTACAAACATTATCTTATTATAATGCTGTAGCAAATAATGGAGAAATGGTAAAACCATTGTTTGTTTCCGAAATTAAAGAATGGAACAAAACCATCAAAAAATATGATAAAGTGGTTTTGAATCCTAGAATTTGCTCGCAAGAGACTATAAAAAAACTCAAGGCAGTTTTGGAAAATGTGGTCAAAAAAGGTACAGGTTCTAAGTTGTATTCCAAAGATTTTTCTATGGCAGGAAAAACAGGTACGGCTCAAGTTAATTATGCAAAATCTGGCGGTGCCGAAAAATACTATGCGTCTTCATTCGTAGGGTATTTTCCAGCAGATCATCCAAAATATTCTTGTATTGTAGTGGTTCACAAACCCAATACAACCAATAATAATTATTACGGAGCTGATGTGGCAGGTCCAGTTTTTAAGCGTATCGCTCAAAAGATATTTACCGACTCGCCAACAACCAATGAGATTAAAAATTTGAATAGAAAAATTCAAAAGCAAGAGGGCAATTATAATTCTTATTATGCAAAAGCTCAAAAGAAATTCAAAGCGATTCCTAATGTAAGAGGAATGGCGGGTATGGATGCTGTTGCATTACTTGAGAATTTAGGGCTAAAGGTGAAAGCAATCGGTATTGGAAAAGTAAAGAAACAATCACTTCAAGCAGGTGAGAATATAAATAAAAATGCAACTATAATATTAGAATTGTCATGA
- a CDS encoding UDP-N-acetylmuramoyl-L-alanyl-D-glutamate--2,6-diaminopimelate ligase, which translates to MKILKDILYKVAIEALNGSTDNAVNHLHFDSRKIEVNDVFVAIRGAVSDGHNFIDKAIALGATTIVCDVFPSELQKNVTYVLVKDTNAALAFMAANFYDNPSQKLKLVGITGTNGKTTIASLLYQLFKKAGFKVGLISTVKILVNDEEFKATHTTPDSLTINHYLAAMNEAGVEYCFMEVSSHGIHQKRTEGLHFVGGVFTNLSHDHLDYHPTFAEYRDVKKSFFDFLPKTAFALSNGDDKNGAVMLQNTTATKRTYALKSYADYKAIILENQLSGLLLKINDNEVWVKLIGTFNAYNLLAIYGTAIELGLESLEVLRLLSELESVSGRFQFIVSAQNITAIVDYAHTPDALDNVLNTINDVRTQNEQLITVVGCGGNRDKAKRPIMGGIASDKSDKAILTSDNPRDEEPETIIEEMETGVAPQNFKKVLVITDRKQAIKAACQLAQPNDIILIAGKGHETYQEIKGVRQDFDDMKIVKETLEQLGK; encoded by the coding sequence ATGAAAATACTAAAAGACATACTGTATAAAGTAGCAATAGAAGCATTAAACGGGTCTACTGATAATGCTGTCAATCATTTGCATTTTGATTCTAGAAAAATAGAAGTTAATGATGTTTTTGTTGCAATAAGAGGTGCGGTTTCAGACGGGCATAACTTCATTGATAAAGCAATTGCTTTAGGGGCTACTACAATTGTTTGTGATGTGTTTCCTTCAGAATTGCAAAAAAATGTTACCTATGTTTTAGTAAAAGATACTAACGCTGCTTTGGCATTTATGGCGGCTAATTTTTATGACAATCCTTCTCAAAAATTAAAATTAGTTGGAATAACTGGAACAAATGGTAAAACAACAATTGCATCATTACTGTATCAATTATTTAAAAAAGCAGGTTTTAAGGTTGGCTTGATATCTACAGTTAAAATTTTGGTTAATGATGAAGAATTTAAAGCAACGCATACTACTCCAGATTCTTTGACCATAAACCACTATTTGGCAGCAATGAATGAGGCTGGTGTAGAATATTGTTTTATGGAGGTTAGTTCTCATGGAATTCATCAAAAAAGAACGGAAGGGCTTCATTTTGTGGGCGGAGTTTTTACGAATCTTTCGCATGATCATTTGGATTATCACCCAACTTTTGCAGAATATCGTGATGTGAAAAAATCATTTTTTGACTTTTTGCCAAAAACAGCATTTGCTTTGTCAAACGGAGATGATAAAAATGGAGCAGTTATGCTGCAAAATACTACTGCGACCAAACGAACGTATGCACTTAAATCTTATGCAGATTACAAAGCAATAATTCTCGAAAATCAATTATCGGGTTTGTTGTTAAAGATTAATGATAATGAAGTTTGGGTCAAATTGATTGGAACATTTAACGCCTATAATTTATTAGCCATTTACGGTACTGCCATAGAATTAGGCCTTGAGAGCCTAGAAGTGCTTAGATTGTTGTCTGAATTAGAAAGTGTTTCTGGTAGATTTCAATTTATTGTTTCGGCTCAAAATATAACTGCTATTGTTGATTATGCACATACGCCGGATGCCCTAGATAATGTTTTGAATACGATTAACGATGTACGAACTCAAAACGAACAGTTGATTACGGTTGTTGGATGCGGTGGAAATAGAGATAAAGCCAAGCGTCCAATTATGGGAGGTATTGCGTCTGATAAAAGCGATAAGGCAATTCTAACTTCGGATAATCCTCGTGATGAAGAACCAGAAACTATAATTGAAGAAATGGAGACTGGTGTAGCTCCACAAAACTTTAAAAAAGTTTTAGTAATTACAGATAGAAAACAGGCCATAAAAGCGGCTTGTCAGTTGGCGCAACCCAATGATATTATTTTAATTGCTGGAAAAGGACATGAAACCTATCAAGAAATCAAAGGAGTTCGTCAGGACTTTGATGATATGAAAATAGTAAAAGAAACATTAGAACAATTAGGAAAATAA
- the mraY gene encoding phospho-N-acetylmuramoyl-pentapeptide-transferase, which produces MLYYLFEYLNKTLDVPGTGVFQYITFRSALAFMLSLLLSTIYGKRIIGFLRRQQVGETVRELGLAGQNEKAGTPTMGGLIIIFATLVPVLLFARLQNIYIVLLIVTTLWMGTIGFVDDYIKIFKKDKQGLKGIFKVFGQVGLGLIVGSVLYFSPAVTVRTDTGKIDVFKSATQTVILPAPIEEKSTATTIPFFKNNEFDYAELLAWTGDGYEKWAWLIFIPVVIFIITAVSNGANLTDGIDGLAAGTSAVSVFALGIFTFVSGNIIFSNYLNIMYIPHSGEMTVFIFSFVGALIGFLWYNSYPASVFMGDTGSLTIGGIIAVLAIAVRKEMLIPLLCGIFLVENFSVVLQVSYFKYTKKRFGEGRRIFLMSPLHHHYQKKGYHESKIVTRFWIVAIMLAILSIVTLKLR; this is translated from the coding sequence ATGCTGTACTACTTATTTGAATATTTAAACAAAACTTTGGATGTGCCAGGAACAGGGGTTTTTCAGTACATCACTTTTAGATCGGCATTGGCTTTTATGTTGTCATTGTTGCTTTCAACTATTTACGGTAAACGAATTATTGGTTTTTTGCGTAGACAACAAGTAGGAGAAACTGTGCGTGAACTAGGATTAGCGGGGCAAAACGAAAAAGCGGGTACACCTACTATGGGAGGACTCATCATTATTTTTGCAACTTTAGTCCCTGTACTTTTGTTTGCAAGACTTCAAAACATCTATATCGTTTTGCTAATTGTAACTACTCTTTGGATGGGAACTATTGGTTTTGTGGATGATTATATCAAAATTTTCAAAAAAGATAAACAAGGTTTAAAAGGTATTTTTAAAGTATTTGGTCAAGTTGGTTTGGGCTTAATAGTAGGTTCAGTGCTTTATTTTAGTCCAGCAGTTACTGTAAGAACTGATACAGGTAAAATTGATGTTTTTAAATCAGCTACTCAAACAGTTATTCTTCCTGCGCCAATTGAGGAAAAGTCTACTGCTACTACCATTCCTTTTTTCAAAAATAACGAATTTGATTATGCCGAATTGTTAGCTTGGACTGGAGACGGTTATGAAAAATGGGCTTGGTTAATCTTTATCCCAGTTGTGATTTTTATTATTACCGCAGTATCTAATGGAGCTAATTTAACTGATGGAATCGATGGCTTAGCCGCAGGAACATCGGCAGTGTCTGTTTTTGCCCTCGGTATATTCACATTCGTTTCAGGAAATATTATTTTCTCAAACTATCTCAATATTATGTATATCCCCCATTCTGGAGAAATGACGGTATTTATTTTCTCGTTTGTAGGGGCGCTAATTGGTTTTCTTTGGTACAATTCCTATCCTGCATCTGTGTTTATGGGCGATACCGGAAGTTTAACTATTGGAGGGATTATTGCGGTTTTGGCCATTGCGGTAAGAAAAGAAATGTTGATTCCGCTTCTTTGTGGGATTTTCTTAGTAGAAAACTTTTCGGTGGTGTTACAAGTAAGTTATTTTAAGTATACCAAAAAACGATTTGGTGAGGGAAGACGAATATTTTTAATGTCGCCTTTGCATCACCATTATCAAAAGAAAGGCTATCACGAGAGCAAAATAGTAACTCGTTTTTGGATTGTAGCAATTATGTTGGCTATTTTATCTATCGTAACACTAAAATTAAGATAA
- the murD gene encoding UDP-N-acetylmuramoyl-L-alanine--D-glutamate ligase, translating to MRLVVLGGGESGVGTAILGQKQGYEVFVSDFGKIKQSYKDVLDKYGIPWEEEQHTDALILNATVVMKSPGIPDKAPIVKKLVEKGISVISEIEFTAPFTNAITIGITGSNGKTTTTMLTYHLLKNAGLNVALGGNIGKSFAWQVAEHNYDVYVLELSSFQLDGIINYKPHIAILTNISPDHLDRYEYKYENYIASKFRITMNQTASDYLIYDADDEATQEWLKHNTTKAQLIPFSISQTLDLGAFLKDNNMEVKMNQEEFSMETEYIALEGKHNMKNAMAATSVAKLMQIRNATIRESLSNFQGVEHRLEKVLKIQNVQYINDSKATNVNATYFALDSMNVPTVWIVGGVDKGNDYNELMSLVREKVKAIICLGIDNSKIIAAFGSVVDDLIEVNTMNDAVRMAQRYTEKGDAVLLSPACASFDLFENYEDRGRQFKQAVYNL from the coding sequence ATGAGATTAGTTGTTTTAGGTGGAGGCGAAAGTGGAGTTGGAACCGCTATTTTAGGACAAAAGCAAGGCTATGAAGTATTTGTTTCTGATTTTGGAAAAATAAAGCAAAGCTATAAAGACGTTCTTGATAAGTATGGAATTCCTTGGGAAGAAGAGCAGCATACAGACGCGTTAATTCTAAATGCTACAGTGGTTATGAAAAGCCCTGGTATTCCTGACAAAGCGCCAATTGTGAAGAAATTAGTTGAGAAAGGAATATCCGTTATTTCAGAAATTGAGTTTACCGCTCCTTTTACAAATGCAATAACTATAGGGATTACAGGTAGTAATGGAAAAACTACTACTACTATGCTTACCTATCATTTGTTAAAGAATGCAGGTTTGAATGTAGCCTTGGGAGGAAATATTGGAAAGAGTTTTGCGTGGCAAGTGGCAGAGCATAATTATGATGTGTATGTTTTAGAGTTAAGTAGTTTTCAATTGGATGGAATTATCAATTATAAGCCACATATCGCCATTTTAACCAATATTAGCCCAGATCATTTGGATCGATATGAATACAAATACGAAAATTATATTGCTTCGAAATTTAGGATTACAATGAACCAAACAGCCTCAGATTATTTGATTTATGATGCTGATGACGAAGCAACTCAAGAATGGTTAAAACACAATACAACAAAAGCACAATTAATACCTTTTTCTATTTCTCAAACACTGGATTTAGGAGCATTTTTAAAAGACAACAATATGGAAGTTAAAATGAATCAAGAAGAATTTTCAATGGAGACCGAATACATTGCATTAGAAGGAAAACATAATATGAAGAACGCAATGGCAGCAACATCAGTAGCAAAATTAATGCAAATTCGAAATGCTACTATCCGTGAGAGTTTATCGAATTTTCAAGGCGTTGAGCACCGTTTAGAAAAAGTGCTAAAAATTCAAAATGTGCAATACATAAATGATTCTAAAGCTACCAATGTTAATGCAACCTATTTTGCTTTGGATAGTATGAATGTTCCAACTGTTTGGATAGTTGGTGGTGTTGATAAAGGAAATGATTATAATGAATTAATGTCTTTGGTACGCGAAAAAGTAAAAGCGATTATTTGCTTGGGAATTGATAATTCTAAGATTATTGCTGCCTTTGGTAGCGTAGTTGATGATTTAATTGAAGTAAATACAATGAATGATGCTGTAAGAATGGCTCAACGTTATACTGAAAAAGGGGATGCTGTTTTATTGTCACCAGCTTGCGCAAGTTTTGATTTATTCGAAAACTATGAAGATCGTGGACGTCAATTCAAACAAGCAGTTTATAATCTGTAA